One Arthrobacter sp. B3I4 genomic window, CACAGCCACGGATTCGCCGTGGTAACGGAAACTGTCGATCCGCGCAGCCGCGGCCGGTGGCGGCGGGTTGGCGTCCGAGGCCCATGCGCCGCGCCGCCAAGGTTCCGGTGCGCTCATCCCCGCACGGGCCAGCTGGAGCTAAGCCGCAGCACGACGGCGGACGCGGCGAGCAGGAGCGCTGCGGCGCGGAACAGCCGCTGCCCGGGCGGGTCAGCGACTTGCCGGTAGCTGGTCCGCGGCCCCTTGTTGCTGAAGCCGCGCGCGTCGAGGGCCTGGGCGCGCACTCCGGCGTCCTCCACCAGGCCCAGGACCAGCGGGACCGACTGCAACCGCACCGCAGCGACCCGGGACAGCAGCCCGCCGCCGACGACCAGACCGCGCGCCTCCTGGGCGTGCCGGATCCGCTCCAGCCGGCGGGCGATCTCCGGGACCAGGGTCAGGGTGGAGGCGAGGACGAAACTGAACTGCGGCGGGATCCGCCGTGCCACCAGGGCGGTCAGCAGATCCGGCACGCTGACGGTCAGGGAGAACAGCAGGAACACCAGGACAGAGGCGCCGGTCCGGGAGGCAAGCTCCAGGGCGAAACCGAGCCCCTCGGCAGTGACCCGCGCCGGGCCCCACTGCGCCAGCACTGTGCGGCCTTCCGGGAAGAACAGGCCGTGCAGCACCAGCAGGGACAGGAACAACGGCGCAAGGATGACCGCCGCCGCCCCCAGCATCCGCCGCGCTACGCCCGCGCGCGCGGCAAGCAGCACGGCAGCCAGGGCCACGGTAACGGACAGCGGCCAACTGGCGGCCGCCGTCGTGATGACAGCGGCACAGCAGGCCGCCGTGAGCGCCGTGAGCGGGTGCAGGCGCACGGCCTACGCTTCGGCGGTGGCCGGTGCCTTGCCGGCGAGCACCCGGAAGCGGCGGACGAAGGCGAACTGGAACGTGGTGCGCCGCGGCAGGGCATAAGCCAGCAGGGCGGCGATGGTGAAGACGATCGCCTTGTCCATCGGGTCCGAGATGAGGGCCTGCTTGGTGATGGCTGCCAGCAGGGTGTCACCCATGGCCCGGAAGGCACTAACTACCGCGCCGGTGCCCAGGCCGGCGGTCCCGCCGTACACGAACGCGGCGATCGGCGCGGAGACGACGCCGGCGAGGATGCCGGTGACGAAGCCCGCCACCGGGGCGAGGTAGAACCGGCGGAACAAGCCGCTACGCGCGGCGAGGCCGGCGAGGCAGCCGATCAGCGCCGCACCGGCGGCGAACGGCAGGACGGTGGGGTTGAAGAAGGACCAGACGATGCTGCCGAGCACGCCCGTGGCGGCGCCCGCGGCCGGGCCGGCGAGCACGGCGATCAGGACCGTTCCGACGGCGTCGAGGTAGAACGGCAGCCCGGTGGTGCCCATCAGCTGGCCGAGGACCACGTTGAGCGCGATCGCGACCGGCATCAGCACGAGGGTGGACGTGGGCAGCACCGGCAGCACCGCGACGAGCAGCAGCACCGCACCCAGCAGGAAGCCGCCGAGGGCGACGAGGGCCGAGAAGCTGGCCGGACCATCGGCGAGCTCCACCGGCTGGGTGAGGACGAGGAATACGTAAGTCGCGGCAATCGCGGCGGCACCGGCGATTTCGAGCAGCCGGCGGCGCGGGCCGCCGCTGCGGGAGCCGGCGTCGGGAAGGGTCAGGGACGGGGATGACATGGGATGGTCCTTCGGCAGGGGTGTACAGACATCCGCCTCATGTCACCTCGGCGCGGGTACCATCTTAGCCGTCCGCAGTGGTTCCCGGTTCCCGGCGCTGGGCCGGTGGCCGCGGCTGCCCGCCGGGCAGGGAACGGGCCAGTGCCCCCACCGAGGAAATTAACTCGTCGAAGCAGGCCTCCGGGTGGTTGCCGGTCACGATCCTGGCGTTTGGCGGCAGCCCCCACAGGCCGCGGAAGTCGGCCACCGTAGTGCCGGCCAGCAGCGGCGAGTCCGTCTCGACGTCGACGGTGGCCGCCCGGGTGCTGAAGGGAGTCCGGCCGACGGCGGCACAGGCGGCGAATGCGTCGTGCATGTGCGCCACGTACCCCTGGTCGTAGAGCCGGTGGAACTCCAGGTAGAACCGGATCGCGTCGGAGAGGCAGGCCACCAGCGGATTGCTGGACGTGCTCCGCAGGCCTTCGGGCTGCTCCGGGAGCACCAGTTCGGGTTCCGCGGCCCCGGCGGCGTCGCCGAGCCGACGCAGATGCTCCGGCTGCATTTCGATCCGTTCCGTGGTCTCCAGCGCGCAGACGACCGGCAGTTTGTCCTCGGGCATCCCGCGGTAGGCGGCGTAGACCTCCTTGGCCGCGTGCGGGTCCACTGAGGTGTTCCACTCCGCCGTCGGCGTCGTGTTGCCCTGGTAGTAGAAGCTGCCGCCCATGATGACGAGGCCCTTGAGCAGGCGCGGCAGCTCCGGTTCCCGGCGCAGCGCGAGGGCGAAGTTGGTCAGCGGTCCGGTGATCAGCCCGGTGATCTCCCCCGGGTGCGCCCGGACTTCCTCCACCCAGACGTCGACGGCGTGCCGGGGTGAGATGGCCTGGGCGGGGTCCGGCAGCCTGGCGTAGCCAATCCCCTGCGGCCCGTGGGTCTCCTCGGTGGTGACAAGGGGGATCTCCAGCGGGACCTCGGCCCCGACGGCGACCTCGATGCCTTCGCGCCCGCACAGCTCCAGCAGGGACAGGCTGTTAAGCGCGACCTGCCTGGCCCCGACGTTGCCGGCGGTGCAGGTGATGGCAGCCAGCCGCACCTCCGGCCGGGACAGCAGGTAGACGATCGCCAGGGCGTCGTCGATGCCGGTGTCGACGTCGATCAGGATCGTATGCGCGGCGGAGGACATGCCGGTCACGCCTCCGCCGCTCCCCTCCGTCGGGCTTCCGTCTGTGCCGATCAGAACAGGGCGACCTTGGGCGTGCGGGGGAAGATCTCGTCGAGTTCGGCCAGTTCGGCGGCGTCGGGTACCCAGGCGATGGCGGCTGCGTTTTGCCGGACCTGCTCGGGCCGGGTGGCGCCGGCGATCACGCTGCTGACGGACGGCTGCGCAGCGAGCCAGGAGAACGCGACCTGGATTTCGCTCAGGCCCCGTTCAGCGGCGAAAGCGGAGAACTTCTCCAGCTGGTCCCAGTCGGCGTCGTGCACCAGGTTGGTGCGGGTGTGGCTCAGGCGGGACCCTTCCGGCGCCTGCCCTGGGGAGTACTTGCCGGTGAGCAGGCCGTTGGCCAGCGGGAAGTAGGGCAGCACGCCCAGGCCGTAGGCCTCGGCGGCCGGGGTCACCTCAAGCTCGGCCCGGCGGTCCAGCAGGTTGTAGTGGTTCTGGCTGGAGATGAAGCGGGCGCCGCCGCGGGCGCGGGCGACGAACTCGGCTTCCGCGATCTGCCAGCCGGCACGGTTGGAGTGGCCGATGTAGCGGACCTTGCCGCTGGTGACGAGCTCATCGAGGGCCGCGAGCGTCTCATCGATGGGCGTGAGCGGGTCCGGAGTGTGGAACTGATAGAGATCGATCCAGTCCGTGCCAAGCCGCCGCAGGGACGCCTCCGCCGCGCGGATGATGTAGCTACGCGAACCGCGGGCCCCGAAGTCGTTGCCGTTGGCACCGCCCATGTCCAGGCCGAACTTGGTGCCGATCACCGCGTCATCCCGGCGGTTGCCGAGGGCCTTGCCGAGCATGGTTTCGCTCAGCCCCGGCTCGCGGCCGTAGGCGTCGGCGACATCGAAGAAGGTGATCCCGGCGTCCAGCGCCGCATGCACGACGGCGTCGGTTCCTTCCTGCGACTCGGTGGCGGTGTTGGCCCGGCCCAGGTTGTTACACCCGAGTCCCACGGCAGATACGGTCAGTCCGGAATGTCCTACACGGCGGTAATCAGTCATGGGAGTCAGCCTATAACGGCTGCACCGATGTTCTGGCCAGCCTAACCGGCGGGGAGTTCCAGCCCGCGTTCGTCCATCGCTTCCTGGAGCTGGGCGAGGGTCCGGGGGCAGATTCCGGGCATCGCGGCCAGCCTGCGCTGACCCAGGGGTACGAGGTGTTCGAGGGTCTCGACCCCGGCGTGGGCGAGTGAACGGCGTGCCGGCGCCGCCAGGCCTGCGGGAAGCGGGGTGCTGCCGGGTTGTGGGAATTTTCGCGTCATTGCGGTGCCTTCCGTTGGCTTGCCCCCAAACTGATGTGAATCCAGGTCCGGCTTCGGGCCGGCGCCTCAGAGCGTGAAGCTGCCGGCCGGCCGGGCCGAGTGCTTGAGTTTGAAGTCCTTCCCGTCGAACGGCGCGGCACCGATGCTCAGCTTGGTGAAGTCCAAGTCCTCGCCGCGGATGCAGACCTTGATGGCATTGACCGTCTTGTTGACGTCCGGGGTGAGGCAGAAAATGTTGAGCTTGGACTCGGAAAACTCGGAGCGGTCCACGACGCCGAGGCCGCGCCAGGCGAGGTGGCTGATCAGCGCGTCCTTGGCCTTTTCCTCGAGGTACCGGTCGCGGCTGGTGCCGCCCTTGGTCTTGAGCGCGTACTGCGCCACCACCCAGAACTGATCCTGCTCCAGGATCTCCGCGTAGCCGTCCTCCGCACACTGCGCCGCGAACGCCGCCATGAGACCCTCTCCCGCCGCCGCGTCCGGCGCCTCGGTCTCCTCGGTGCTGCTCTGGTGGCCGACGACGCCGTGGTTCATCACGAACTCGGAGTACTCCTCGTCGATCCAGGCCTCCCGGAAGTGCAGGACTCCCTCGTCATCGCGCTTATAGACCCGGATGATGCCGCTCATGGACGTCCCTTCGTTGTCAGTCACAAAATCGGCAGGCTGCCGGTGCTGGGGTGTTCCTGGCCGGGCAGGGGCCGCGCGAACGGCACCTTGGTCCCGAGGACCTGCGCGACGACGTCGTGCGTGATCTGTTGCGCGGTCAGTCCGACACGTTCCAGCACCTGGCTGCGGCTCCCGTGGTCCAGGAACTCCACCGGCAGGCCCACCTCGTTCAGCGCGGTGTCCACGCCGGCAGCCCGCATTTCCTGCCGGATCCGCGAGCCGACACCGCCGGCCCGCACACCGTCCTCAATGCAGATGACGAGGCGGTGGTGTGAGGCGAGGGCGATGACGGACCGAGGAACGGGAAGGACCCAGCGGGGGTCGATCACGGTGGAGCTGATCCCCTGGGCACCGAGCCGGTTGGAGACGTCGAGCGCCAGTTCGGCCATCGCGCCGACGCTGACGATCAGCACGTCGTTGTCGCTTGAGCCTGAAGGCCTGCGGGCCAGCACGTCGACGCCGTCGCTGAGCCGCTCGAGCGCCTCGACTTCGGCGCCAACCGTTCCCTTGGAGTAACGGATCACGGTGGGTGCGTCTTCGACAGCGACGGCCTCGCGGAGTTCTTCGCGCAGCCGGCTAGCGTCGCGCGGCGCGGCCAGGTGCAGGCCGGGGACGATCTGCACCATCGCCATGTCCCACATTCCGTGGTGGCTGGCGCCGTCGGGACCGGTGACGCCGGCGCGGTCCAGCACGATCGTGACACCGGCTTTGTGCAGCGCTACGTCCATCAGCAACTGGTCGAAGGCACGGTTCAGGAAGGTGGCGTAGAGGGCGACCACGGGGTGCAGTCCGCCGAACGCCATGCCCGCTGCGGAGGTGAGGGCGTGCTGCTCGGCGATGCCGACGTCGAATACCCGCTCCGGATGCCGCGCGGCGAACTTGTGCAACCCGACCGGGATCAGCATGGCACCGGTGATCCCGACGATGTCTTTACGTTCGTCGGCGATGTCCGCGATCTCATCGGCGAAGACGGAGGTCCAGGACTTGGCACCGCCGGCTTCCGTGGGTTCCCCGGTTTCCGGGTCGATGATGCCGACGGCGTGGAACTGGTCCGCTTCGTGCGCGCGGGCCGGCGCGTAGCCGTGCCCCTTTTCGGTCATGGCATGCACGATGACGGGACCGGCGTAGTTCTTGGCCGTTGCGAGGGCGTTTTCCATCGCCTGGAGGTTGTGGCCGTCCACCGGTCCGATGTACTTCATGCCAAGGTCCTCGAACATGCCCTGCGGCGCCCACCAGTCTTTGATGCCCTTCTTCATGGCATGCAGGCTCTTGTAGGTGAACTGGCCGGCCGGGCCGCCGCTCTGCAGCCGCTTCTTCCAGGAGTCGAGGGCGCGCTCGTAGGCAGGGGCGGCACGGAGCGAGTCGATGGTGGGGCGCAGCGAGGCGAGATAGTCGGCGACGCCGCCCACGGTGGGGGCGTAGGATCGGCCGTTGTCGTTCACGACGATCACGACGCGGCGCTTCTTGTCCGCAGCGATGTTGTTGATGGCTTCCCAGGCCATGCCGCCGGTGAGGGCGCCGTCACCGACGACGGCAATCACGTAGCGGTCACCGTCGCCGGTCAGGCGGCGGGCACGCGAGATGCCGTCGGCCCAGGACAGCGAGGAGGAGGCGTGGGAGCTTTCGACGATGTCGTGCTCGGATTCGCCGCGGTCGGGGTAACCGGAGAGGCCGCCCTGCTGGCGCAGCGTGCTGAAATCCTGGCGGCCGGTAAGGAGCTTGTGCACATAGGACTGGTGGCCCGTGTCGAAGACGATGCTGTCGCGGGGGGAATCGAAGATCCGGTGCAGCGCGATGGTCAGTTCAACGACGCCGAGGTTCGGCCCGAGGTGGCCTCCCGTCTGCGAGACGTTGCCGATCAGGAACTCCCTGACCTCGGCAGCCAGCTGGGCGAGCTGCGCCTCGGACAACTTGCTCAGGTCCTGCGGACTCCGGATGGTCTCCAAGATTCCCAACGGCCCTCCTTGCGGGGTAGTAGACATGCCTTCTAACTGTAACGCCTAACGGGAAAGCCCCGGTCCGTCGGTAACGGGCCGGGGCTTTCACGTGGTGT contains:
- a CDS encoding aldo/keto reductase, with translation MTDYRRVGHSGLTVSAVGLGCNNLGRANTATESQEGTDAVVHAALDAGITFFDVADAYGREPGLSETMLGKALGNRRDDAVIGTKFGLDMGGANGNDFGARGSRSYIIRAAEASLRRLGTDWIDLYQFHTPDPLTPIDETLAALDELVTSGKVRYIGHSNRAGWQIAEAEFVARARGGARFISSQNHYNLLDRRAELEVTPAAEAYGLGVLPYFPLANGLLTGKYSPGQAPEGSRLSHTRTNLVHDADWDQLEKFSAFAAERGLSEIQVAFSWLAAQPSVSSVIAGATRPEQVRQNAAAIAWVPDAAELAELDEIFPRTPKVALF
- a CDS encoding nucleoside hydrolase, with product MSSAAHTILIDVDTGIDDALAIVYLLSRPEVRLAAITCTAGNVGARQVALNSLSLLELCGREGIEVAVGAEVPLEIPLVTTEETHGPQGIGYARLPDPAQAISPRHAVDVWVEEVRAHPGEITGLITGPLTNFALALRREPELPRLLKGLVIMGGSFYYQGNTTPTAEWNTSVDPHAAKEVYAAYRGMPEDKLPVVCALETTERIEMQPEHLRRLGDAAGAAEPELVLPEQPEGLRSTSSNPLVACLSDAIRFYLEFHRLYDQGYVAHMHDAFAACAAVGRTPFSTRAATVDVETDSPLLAGTTVADFRGLWGLPPNARIVTGNHPEACFDELISSVGALARSLPGGQPRPPAQRREPGTTADG
- the dxs gene encoding 1-deoxy-D-xylulose-5-phosphate synthase, translating into MGILETIRSPQDLSKLSEAQLAQLAAEVREFLIGNVSQTGGHLGPNLGVVELTIALHRIFDSPRDSIVFDTGHQSYVHKLLTGRQDFSTLRQQGGLSGYPDRGESEHDIVESSHASSSLSWADGISRARRLTGDGDRYVIAVVGDGALTGGMAWEAINNIAADKKRRVVIVVNDNGRSYAPTVGGVADYLASLRPTIDSLRAAPAYERALDSWKKRLQSGGPAGQFTYKSLHAMKKGIKDWWAPQGMFEDLGMKYIGPVDGHNLQAMENALATAKNYAGPVIVHAMTEKGHGYAPARAHEADQFHAVGIIDPETGEPTEAGGAKSWTSVFADEIADIADERKDIVGITGAMLIPVGLHKFAARHPERVFDVGIAEQHALTSAAGMAFGGLHPVVALYATFLNRAFDQLLMDVALHKAGVTIVLDRAGVTGPDGASHHGMWDMAMVQIVPGLHLAAPRDASRLREELREAVAVEDAPTVIRYSKGTVGAEVEALERLSDGVDVLARRPSGSSDNDVLIVSVGAMAELALDVSNRLGAQGISSTVIDPRWVLPVPRSVIALASHHRLVICIEDGVRAGGVGSRIRQEMRAAGVDTALNEVGLPVEFLDHGSRSQVLERVGLTAQQITHDVVAQVLGTKVPFARPLPGQEHPSTGSLPIL
- a CDS encoding ECF transporter S component, with the protein product MSSPSLTLPDAGSRSGGPRRRLLEIAGAAAIAATYVFLVLTQPVELADGPASFSALVALGGFLLGAVLLLVAVLPVLPTSTLVLMPVAIALNVVLGQLMGTTGLPFYLDAVGTVLIAVLAGPAAGAATGVLGSIVWSFFNPTVLPFAAGAALIGCLAGLAARSGLFRRFYLAPVAGFVTGILAGVVSAPIAAFVYGGTAGLGTGAVVSAFRAMGDTLLAAITKQALISDPMDKAIVFTIAALLAYALPRRTTFQFAFVRRFRVLAGKAPATAEA
- a CDS encoding energy-coupling factor transporter transmembrane component T: MRLHPLTALTAACCAAVITTAAASWPLSVTVALAAVLLAARAGVARRMLGAAAVILAPLFLSLLVLHGLFFPEGRTVLAQWGPARVTAEGLGFALELASRTGASVLVFLLFSLTVSVPDLLTALVARRIPPQFSFVLASTLTLVPEIARRLERIRHAQEARGLVVGGGLLSRVAAVRLQSVPLVLGLVEDAGVRAQALDARGFSNKGPRTSYRQVADPPGQRLFRAAALLLAASAVVLRLSSSWPVRG